One window of the Thioflexithrix psekupsensis genome contains the following:
- the iscR gene encoding Fe-S cluster assembly transcriptional regulator IscR, with protein sequence MRLTTKGRYAVTAMLDLTIHHDQGSITLSDISKRQGISLSYLEQLFSKLRKQGLVESARGPGGGYRLSRSAGLITVAEVISAVDEHVDATRCKGLKNCQEQDTCLTHQLWSDLSQEIRHFLSNITLAQVVEKRAKELPSHCFNFRRDSMRSIERRIEAI encoded by the coding sequence ATGAGACTGACTACAAAAGGACGCTATGCCGTCACCGCGATGTTAGACTTGACCATTCACCACGATCAAGGATCTATCACGTTGTCTGACATTTCCAAGCGACAAGGCATTTCTTTGTCGTACTTAGAGCAGTTATTTTCCAAGTTACGTAAACAAGGTTTGGTCGAAAGCGCACGTGGACCCGGCGGCGGCTACCGTTTAAGTCGCTCTGCGGGCTTAATTACCGTGGCTGAAGTGATCAGCGCAGTGGATGAACACGTCGATGCCACCCGTTGCAAAGGGTTGAAAAATTGCCAAGAACAAGACACTTGCTTAACCCATCAATTATGGTCTGATTTAAGCCAAGAGATTCGCCATTTTTTAAGCAACATTACGCTGGCTCAAGTGGTAGAAAAACGCGCCAAAGAATTGCCTTCGCATTGTTTTAATTTTCGTCGGGATTCTATGCGCAGTATTGAGCGACGTATTGAAGCGATTTAA
- a CDS encoding cytochrome b — MIPIRNTTQRYGQIAIFLHWSIVLLFAALIPLGLIMTAMEDSPEKWELYSLHKSLGMLVFVLIIIRIIWRWVNPTPLLPETLNRYERWLAHGVHLGLYAVMIIMPISGLLDSYGGGYKTNFFGLFDVFPRVAIARSKELELFALAIHIYGAYLFYLLFFLHIAGVIKHHFILKDNTLRRMLPISLKEKS; from the coding sequence ATGATTCCCATTCGCAATACCACACAACGTTATGGTCAAATTGCCATTTTTTTACATTGGAGTATTGTTTTATTATTCGCAGCGTTAATTCCTTTAGGATTAATCATGACTGCGATGGAAGATAGTCCCGAAAAATGGGAATTATATAGCCTACATAAATCATTAGGAATGCTGGTTTTTGTACTGATTATTATCCGCATTATTTGGCGGTGGGTTAATCCAACACCGTTATTACCAGAGACCCTAAACCGCTATGAAAGATGGCTTGCACACGGGGTGCATTTAGGTCTTTACGCGGTCATGATTATCATGCCCATTTCTGGCTTATTAGATTCTTATGGTGGGGGCTATAAAACCAATTTTTTTGGCTTATTTGACGTTTTTCCTAGGGTTGCTATTGCACGTAGTAAAGAATTAGAATTATTTGCGTTGGCAATACATATTTACGGAGCTTATTTATTTTACCTGTTATTTTTTCTGCACATCGCAGGTGTTATTAAACACCATTTCATTTTAAAAGACAATACATTAAGACGCATGTTACCGATTTCTTTAAAAGAAAAATCGTAA
- a CDS encoding cysteine desulfurase family protein: MRRVYFDNNATTPLDERVLEAMLPFLKNGHGNASSVHQAGRRARQAIDLARQQVAALVNVQPSQVIFTSGGTEANNTILKGLATQFESATVAISPLEHPSILQPATALAARNWDVYRLPADSHGQTQVPEKWPDQTRLVSVMLANNETGVLQNVSEIALSARQQGILIHTDATQAAGKIVVDFSRLGVHFMTLSAHKFHGPQGVGALIINKSQELTPLLQGGGQEKGMRAGTENVAAIVGFGSACDYARQELSARQSHWHVLRQKLETALAQQDRVQTIGINSPRLLNTILITIKGLRGETSVMELDRRGVALSSGSACHSEYSEPSHVLLAMGIADEQADTAIRISFGQQNTVEEVQYFLAAFTELLDNLPPLLINN, from the coding sequence ATGAGACGGGTTTATTTTGACAATAATGCGACGACTCCGCTTGATGAGCGAGTACTGGAAGCCATGTTGCCGTTTTTAAAAAATGGTCATGGCAATGCGTCTAGTGTGCATCAAGCGGGTCGTCGTGCGCGCCAAGCCATTGATTTAGCGAGACAACAGGTAGCGGCGTTGGTCAATGTACAACCCAGCCAAGTGATTTTTACCAGCGGCGGCACGGAAGCAAATAATACAATTTTAAAAGGATTAGCGACGCAATTTGAATCGGCTACAGTGGCCATCAGTCCGTTGGAGCATCCCTCCATTTTACAGCCTGCGACGGCTCTGGCAGCGCGCAATTGGGACGTTTACAGACTCCCAGCCGATTCCCACGGGCAAACCCAAGTACCAGAAAAGTGGCCAGATCAGACTCGTTTGGTCTCCGTGATGTTGGCGAATAATGAGACTGGTGTTTTACAAAATGTCAGTGAAATCGCGCTTTCGGCGCGACAACAAGGTATTTTAATTCACACCGATGCCACGCAAGCGGCGGGTAAAATTGTCGTTGATTTTTCCCGATTGGGTGTACATTTTATGACCTTATCGGCGCATAAATTTCATGGGCCGCAAGGTGTGGGTGCGTTAATTATCAATAAAAGTCAAGAACTAACGCCTTTATTACAAGGCGGTGGACAAGAAAAAGGAATGCGGGCAGGCACAGAAAATGTAGCCGCTATTGTGGGATTTGGCAGTGCTTGCGACTACGCCAGACAAGAATTAAGCGCACGTCAATCACATTGGCATGTTTTACGTCAAAAATTAGAAACCGCTCTAGCACAACAAGATCGTGTGCAGACTATCGGAATCAATTCGCCCCGTTTGCTCAATACCATTTTAATTACAATCAAAGGCTTACGAGGTGAAACCAGCGTGATGGAATTGGATCGCAGAGGCGTTGCTCTCTCCAGTGGTTCAGCCTGTCACAGCGAATACTCAGAACCCAGTCATGTATTGCTTGCGATGGGCATTGCCGACGAACAAGCCGATACCGCCATTCGTATCAGTTTTGGTCAACAAAACACGGTAGAAGAAGTGCAGTATTTTCTCGCTGCATTCACGGAATTATTAGATAATTTACCCCCGTTACTTATAAATAATTAA